The Armatimonadota bacterium genome segment TGTTCGATGTGATTGCCCCTCGATACATGACGCGGCCCGGTGGCTACACCCGCATCATTCATGTTGGCATGCGACGGGGAGACGCGGCCCCGATCGTTATGCTGGAGTTTGTGGAAGAGGCCGTTACCGGGGAAACCACCGCTAAGGCCAAGAAAACAACGGGTCGGAAAGCGGCGGCCGGTTAGAGCCGGTAACGCAAGAGGCGCTGTCTGGGATCGTGGGCTCGCCGGCACAATACAGGGCCGTCATCTGCTACGACGGTACGGAGTTCCACGGCTTTCAGTGGCAGCAGGGCTGCCGGACAGTGCAACAGACGCTTGAGGAGGCAATTCAACAGCGAGGAGCGCTGATAGGCAGAGTGAACGCGGCAGGGCGCACCGACGCGGGTGTGCACGCGCTGGGGCAGGTAGTAAGCTTTACTGCCGAGCTTTCGGTGCCGGTGTGCCGTATCAGCGCCGCGCTAAACGGCGTACTCCCGGCCGATGTAGCTGTTAGCCGGGCCGAAGAAGCATGCGATGGCTTTCACGCCCGTTTCTCGGCGTCCGCCCGAGTTTACTGGTATCTGATCTCGGCAGGCGGCGCCGACGGACCGCTGATGAGGCGGCACACAGCAGTGGTTCGCAAGGCACTGGATGTGCAAGCCATGAACATGGCTGCTCAGACGCTTATCGGTGAGCACGATTTCCGTGCATTTGCCGCGGAAACCGAGCCGGATGCATCAACGTGCAGGCGGGTTATGCGGTGCTGGGTCCGCCGATGGCGTGGCCTGATCCTGGTACAGGTGGAAGCGAACGCATTCTTGCGGGGAATGGCGAGGACGCTGACTGGAACGCTGATCGAGGTCGGCGCCGGAAAGCGGACGGTTCAGAATGTGGCTGGGCTGCTGGATGGCGGACAGCGGGGCGATGCGGGACCCACGGCTCCGGCCCAGGGCCTCTATCTGTATCGCGTACGATATGGGAAACGACAGGAGTTCGGCGCGCGGCGGTCGGCACTAGAGCAGGAAGGGCGGGACGTGAATTAGATGGCGAAAGCAACTCGGTTTGCATCGGTAGAAGAAATGCGGGAGTCACGTGTTTGGTACGTGGTGGATGCGGCTGACCAGCCCGTCGGCCGTGTGGCCGTAGAGGCTGCACGATTGCTGCGCGGCAAGCACAAAACAATCTACACACCCAACGTGGATTGCGGCGATCATGTAATAATCGTGAATGCTGCTAAAGCTGTTTTAACTGGTGGCAACAAGGGCAAGGAACCCATCTATCACCATACCGGCTGGCCAGGTGCATTGAAGAGTGTACAGCGTGGCGCCGAGTTGGCCGCTACACCGCAACGCACCCTGCGACGGGTTGTCCGTGGAATGCTGCCACACACCCGACTTGGTGACGCCATGGTGCGCAAGCTCAAGGTGTACAGCGGTCCGGAGCACCCGCATGAGGCGCAGCATCCCGTACCGTTCCTGGGTACCCGAAAGAATGGGGGAGAGTAGACTTGCCCGAAGACAGCAGCGTGCGCTACTACGGAACCGGCCATCGCAAAAATGCGACGGCACGTGTTTGGATTACTCCCGGTGATGGGCTTGTGACGATCAACCACCGCGACGGACGCAAGTATCTTGGCCGGGAGCTATTGTACAAGCTCCTTGAGCAGCCGTTTACGGCTACTGAGACCACAGGTCGCTTTAACGTAATTGCGCACTGCACAGGCGGCGGCGTTACCGGTCAGGCCGGCGCGATCCGTCACGGCATCTCCAAGGCGCTGTTAGCCGTGGACCCAGAGAACCGGCCGGCACTGCGCCGAACCGGCCTACTGACGCGGGACCCGCGCGTAAAAGAGCGCAAGAAGTACGGACGGAAGCGAGCACGGCGTGGCTTCCAGTTCAGCAAGCGCTAAATCGGAGCCCTGCAAATGGCAACAATGCGCCGCGTAGTCGGCAGTCTGCACTCAATTCGGCAACCCTCCGTCGCTATGGTAATGGCGTCGGTAGCCGTTTGCCTAACGGGTGTCGCGCGTGCGCAAAGCCAGATCACGCTCAACCTGCCGCCGATTGCAGCCTCCAGTGGCACTGTTGTTACGGCTTCCGCCAGCACGTCGGTACTGCCGGGAACGCGGCGTGAGTGGGTACGCAAGCCGATGGCGAGCAGACACATGACGGCACGCGGTGCGCCGTCGCGCCACCGTCCCGTTGTTGGCAGCCTTGGTCAGTTGCTGCGAAGCGCCGGTTTCTATCGGCGGCCGGGTGATCGCAGTACCATCGCCACTGCGCAGGCGGGAACCTACGTTGCTGTACAGCAGCAGGAAGGCGGCTGGTGCGGCATTCTGATGGCGGATGGCTCTACCGGTTGGGTACCTGCGGCGGCAATTCGCAAACTGGACGATCCCGTGGTTAGCGACGCCACGTCGTCAGGACCGCCGCCGGCACCGGTCGGGGCTGGCGCAGGGGATATCTACCCCCGTCAGGACCGCCCGTTCTTCACCGGCAATGCCGCCGAGCTGATCCGCGTTGCGGAGAGCTACCTGGGCGTGCCGTACAAGTGGGGCGGCAACACAACAGCCGGCATCGATTGCAGCGGTTTCGTCAAAAATGTATTCGGCGCTCTCGGGTTCCAACTGCCACGACTCGGCTCCGACCAGATGGCGTATGGCGTGCCCGTACCCGAAGACCAGCTTCAGCCAGGCGACCGCCTCTATCTGGTTCGGCGCACCAATCGGCTTGGCGTGGAGCACACCGCGCTCTATATGGGTAACGGCCTGTTCATCCACGCATCGAGCGGCAAGCATGGCGTGGCGATCAGCCATCTGTTCACGCCAAAATGGCAGCGACTGTTCGTCTGCGCCCGGCGATAGGCTGCCTACTAACGAATTCACCAATTTCGCATCGCCGGCATCACGCTGGAGCATGGAGAACGCAATAATGTCTCGTATTTGTCAACTATCCGGTAAAGGCCCGATGAAGGGCCATCGACGTCGGCACCCACACAGCGGTGCATGGAATCTGCGCGCGCCGAAAAAGAACCACACGTTTCTGCCGAACCTGCAGACGCTTACGGTAATGACGCCGGATGGCAAAGTACGCCTGAGGGTGGCTGCTCGTATGATGACGAGCCGCATCGCGCAGGAGTACCTCTCCGGTACGCGCGCCTTACCTGCCGAGTTGACCCGAAAGGCGCGACGCCACCGCCCCGCCTGAACGCCGTTCCCGGTTTACAAGCAACACCAGAGCGTTCGGCGGCCTCGCTCTTGCATGCGCTGCGGTACTGGCCTACGCGTGAGGAGCACGCGGCTGCCCAGATCCCGCCGTCGGCGCCTGCTGGTTGGATCTCAATGAAGCCGTTGCTCCAAGCTCCTGCAGCTGACGGCGAATCGACTCGGCTTTGCGGTGCGGCAGATTCCGCACAACGGTGAGCGGCGTCGCCGCGCTCACCAGTACCATTTGGCGTTTGGCCTCAGGCATATTGACCACCATCAGATTCACCAGCTTCAGCGCAAGCTCGTTCTCAGTGCGTCGGTCGTACGCAACCAGCAATACGTCGTAGTTCTGCAGCAGCGCCTCGGTGGAATCCACAGCGGCAGTGCCGACGATAGAAACCTTTTTCGTCGGGTCGGAACCTACATCCAGCAGGCGGTTGCACCGGTCACACACGTACCGCTGTACGGTCATGGCGACACGATGTTCGGTGTGGCAGTATTGGCAGATGACGGTGCGAACGGGGACCGGCTCGCCGAACGCAAAATGGACCGTCCGGTGACAGTGATCGCATTCAAAATCGTCGGTGGGAGGAGCGATAAAAAGGTTGTTTGAGGTGCAATATGGGCACGGAAACGGCACCGTTGGCAGGTCGGACGCCTGCTTGCCGCGCCAAACCGACAACCCGACGATAACCAGCCCCAGCGCAATCGCGAACGACGAAAAGATCAGCTCGGCCAACCGGACGCCTGGCGCCGGATGGAAGCGGGTCAGGTAGAGAAGTAGGCCGCCGACCGCAAGGATCACAGCGCCGTTCCAGGCGGTCAGGAGCGATTCAACCCACTCCGCTTCCAGCAGCTCAGAGAACTTGTTGGTGGTCTTGGCCATGAACCGTGCCTCCGTGAAGGAAGTATAGTCGCGCGCGCTCAGCTTGTCAACGCCCGCACGAGCCTTTGGCCCTACTCAACCGCCGACAAGCCGATTCGGATTGAGGACCTCCACTCCGATCCCGCCTCCAGTGCGATCAACCCGGCATCGATGCCACGCGGCTGAAGGTTTATGGCGTCGGTCACACACGTATACGGCTCCAGACAGATCACATTTCGCTGCGTTGGGGCGTACACCACCCACTCCCGAAATGGTTCGGCGGCCGCAACATACAGCTCCAGTCCACTCTCCAGATCACGAATACGCGCGGTCGAGGCTCCGCCGGCATCGCGAGCCGATACCCTGGTATAGACGGTGTCGAACGTCCGGCCGTCCAGCGGCGTGAAGGCCCGTAAGTCGGTGGCATCGGCTGCATCGGCCAGCGCCAGCACACGCCCGGTGGGCATCAAGTCCTGAAGTTGCCAAACCGCAGCACAGGGTACTGTAACCTCAAGGTTGGCGCGGCTCGCAGCCGGCACAGCTTGCGCCTGGTCGATGGTCATGACTCCCGGCCGAAGTTGCGTGGGAAACCAGGGATGGATGCCGAACCCGATCGGAATGGCTTCTGCCTCTTTGTTTGCAATGGCGATCTCCATCCCTAGCTCACCGTCGGAGAGCCGCCAGCAGACTTGTACGGAGCATCGGAACGGGTACTGCTCCAGAACGTCCGCGTGAAGGCCGGTATCGAACTCCAGCGTCAAAGCGGCGCTCTCCGCAGTGCACTCGGAACGCACCGCCTTCCAGGCTTGATCGCCGGCCAGGCCGTGGATCGCCTGGTGGGCAGATCGATCCCAACCTTTGTCCAGCGAGCGCTGCATCTTGAGCGCCCGGCCATTCCAAACATAGGCGCCGTCTCGCACTCGATTCGGAAAAGGAAAAAGCACGGGTATTCCGGCGTGAAACGGCGATTCCATCAGTTCCCGCAAATCTGCGGGTGGAAGCACGCACAACAGAGGCTCACAAGCGGGCGTACCGCCGGGCCCTCGTGCTGAGGTTGTCAGACTGACGCAGTTGCCTCCGAGCTCGGGCACAAGGGCTGCTGCCGCCGTAAATACTTCGTCGAATAGCGTATAGGTGGTGAACCCGGCTGTTTCGCCGGTTTCGATGTGGTACCGGGTCATGTAGCGATTCGCTCCGCGTCCAGAAGAATGGAGCCGCGCACCGTGCCGGCATCCATTCCCCATCCGGGTGCGGCATCCCTGCACCAGCCGCGTCACGTGCCCTGGATGGTTCGACCGGGCGAATTGCAGGAATCTTGCGCACGGGCCGCTAACCTGAATTCACCGCATGTTCGAGGAGGAACAACTATGAAGCGAGTTATCACTACCGTTGGCAGCATAATGGCGCTTGCCATTCTGGCGATCAGCATGGCGTTTGCCTCGCCGGTGCAAAAGCCCAAGCATCACGTGATGAAGCACACGATGCACCATGCCAAGACGATGAGCATGAAGTGCCCGGCGTGTGGCATGACTCTTTCGATGCACAAATCGAAGATGACACCGGTCGCGGTCAAGATGCATGGCAAAACCATGTACTGCTGCGCGCGCTGCCACATGAAGGCGATGGCGGGTCACAAGATGGCGGCAAAGCATCACGCTCTGAAGCATAAGAGCGCGCATCACAAGACTAAGTAGCCACGTTCCGCGCGCCGGAGTCTGCGACCCGCAAATAGTCCCGCTCTGCAGCTTCGATTTGGTAAGCCGGTGAGGGCGGCCCAGCGGGCGGCTGCGACTCTGTGCTGGTGTACCGCCGAGGCCCGTCTCTAATTGAGACGGGCCCGGCGTGCTCCGCACGGCTGTGCGACCGTTTCTCTTTCCGCCAATCCGCATTGCATTGAGAATGAAGGCTAATGGCTAGAACGTTTTCCCCCCGTAGGTCGCGAGATGTCACCACCGGCGTCAAGCCGTCGGAAGTAGTTATATACATTCTGGTTGTGTTGGGGATCATCGCCGCAGTACGTTGGTATATCAACTATCGCCACTCCGCGCCGTATGCTCTTTCCGCATTCTACGGCGCGATCAAGGCTTCAAAGGCGCACGATCAGTACGCCTTGCTCGATCCATCGATTCAGGCGCAGTACGCCACGGAGAAGGAATACGACCAGCAGTGCCCGTTGGCCCATGGGTACGCCGATCGCATTCAGAACGTCAACCTTGGTGACCCGAAATACGATAATCTCCAGAATCCCACCATCGCGGAGATTACCGCGCATGTTACAGTCCGCAGCCCATCCCAAGGAGAGCAATTGTACCAAACTGGCACATCCACCTACATTGACAAGGACGTGCTTAAGAAGGATGCCGCCGGCGACTGGAAGGTCGTACTTGGTAAGTGCCAGCTGGGTATGACCGCCTCCCCAGCGAATCCCACTGGCATGAACTAGGCCGATACGGGGCGCCCGGATACGGTTTCTTGCGTGCTCGGGCTGTCATGGGATTGACGGTGCGTGGTATCATTACCCGATTTGTGTGCTAGGTCGGCAGTCAAGCTGCCGATGCTCACAACCGATCATGGAGGCTCGCGCATGACGGCATTCGCTAACCGTAGTTCCCGACAGCGGCATGCAGCTCGCGGTGGCTCGCCGATGCCGATCATCGCATCGGTTTGTGTGGCGATACTCGTGGCCGGGGGCGCCTGGTGGTGGTTCCGTATGAGGCGGCCCGACCCGGCCGCGGATGCGATGAAGTACCTGCAAGCCAGCAAAACGCAGGATTACGCAACAATGTACGAGTACTCTGTTGTGAATAAGGCGCAGTTCCCTACCGAGGCCGCCTATGAGGCGCAGCACCGCGCGGCGATTGGCATGGTTCCGCCGGCCCTGTTGAAGCAGGTGACAGACAGCCTTACATTCTCATTAGGCAAGGCGACGGTTAACGGCGACGAGGCAACTGTTCCGGTGGCATTTAGCGTAACGGTGCTTGGCCAGAGTATTCACAAGTCAGTTCCCATGCGTATGCACTATAGCGGATCCGTATGGCAGGTGGAATCCGGCCAGCAGCCCGGTTTGGGTATGCCGCGATCGCCGGCGCTGAACCAGGCTACACCGGGTCGTTAGCCATATGCCGCTAAAAACCAGTAGTGTTGGCTAATCGGGTGCAGCCGGACCAACGATTCCATGCAGAAAGTTGCTTGTGGCATTATAAACTTTCTGTATTTCTGTTAAACTGTTAACATGCGAGCGGGCAACGCGCCACGGGTTCGTGTGACGCCTTGCTAGGCGGCGCGGCGGCTGTTCACGATGCGGTGTCGCTGGTTCGTCAAAGGATGCGAGCGGCGGCCCGGCGTGCGGGTCGTGATGCCGAAGGACTCGTACTGGTCGCAGTTAGTAAAAGCGCTTCCGCAGAGCGCATCCTGCAGGCAGTCGCTGCAGGAGTTAACGACTTCGGAGAGAACTACCTTCAAGAAGCTGAGCCTAAGATCGCGGCAGTAGCAGCTGCCGGAGCCAGACCCAACTGGCACTTTATCGGGCACGTCCAGCGCAACAAGGCGCGCGGTGTGGCAGTTGGATTCGACTGTGTGCAGAGCATCGACTCACCTGAGATAGCAGCCAAACTGGCGGCCCGCAGCGCAGCAGCGGGAAAGGCCCTGCCGGTGTTGCTGCAGGTGCGGTTGGACCCAGACCCGGCGAAGCATGGTGTGCCCGTCGAGGATGTGGAAGCTGCGGTGAGGCAGGTCCGTGCGCTCGATGGCGTGAGGCTGCACGGCATGATGGCCATACCACAAGCTTCGGAGCGGCCCGAAGATGCGCGAGAGGCGTATCGGACGCTGTTTGAGGTGTGGAAGCGAATCGCATGGCGAGAGCCTGCTGCCCTATCCATGGGCATGAGCTCCGACTATGAGATCGCGATAGAAGAGGGCGCCACGCATATACGCGTGGGAACAGCCATATTCGGCGCCCGTGACGCGACCGTTGCGGAGAGAGCCGGATAGTATCGCCGGCAGGCGATTTAACGACCGGAGCAACATCATCTATGAAGAGCCAATATGGCGCGCGGGAGGCAATAAATGACTGCTGAACCGGTTCGGAATGACGGAGCTACAAGGCGGAACGCCGCGCAGAAGTTCGCAGAGTTGATCTTTGGCCCACAGTTTGCCACCGACGAGGCAGCGGAAACCCCGCCCGCCCCGGAGGTGGTTACCGAGCCTGGCCCAGAGCTTGAGCTGAAGACTCTACGCCATAACCGTATCGCCGTGCGCCGCCATGTGCGCGTGTACGACGATGCCAAACCTGCTGCCGATGGCCTGATCAAGGGCGAGCAGCAGCTGATCAACCTCGAGAATGCATCCCCGCAGATGGCCGAGCGTGTACTGGACTTCCTGCTCGGCGTTACCTACGCGCTCGACGGCGATCATGAGAAAGTCGGATCGCGCGTGTACCTGTTCGTGCCTGCCAACGTCGGGATCGAGCGGGATGCTGGTTTGCCCCCAAACACACCTCCGGCTACGCCTTAGCTGCACCGGTTGTGGTAGCACCTATCGGGCGTTTTGCCGCATCCTTCGTGGTCGGCAAAACGCCCGTCTAAAACGGTGTCATCGCGATCATTTGGTGGCCAATAGCGCCGGCTGGTAAGAGATAACCGAGCTCACACCGGGCTCGCGCATCGTAACGCCATGCCACGCCGGTGCTTTCTCCATGGTCGTAGGATTGTGCGTGATGGCGATGATCTGTGAGCGCCGACTGAACTCTTCTACCAGCGCAACGTACTTTTCCACGTTGGCTCCGTCCAGTGGCGCATCGACCTCGTCCAGGATCACAAACGGACTTGGCCGAACCGCGTGAAGCGCGAAGAGTAGCGCGGCAGCGGTGAGGGCACGTTCGCCGCCTGAGAGCGCCTCCAGTGGTTGCACCTTCTTGCCGGGCGGCGTAACCGTAATCTCAATGTTCGGTTCGGCAGGGTCCCCGCCAACCCGGACGATCTGTGCGCTGCCGCCATCAAAAAGGCGCTGGAACAGTCGCTGGAATTCCGCCTGCACCGCGGTCACGGTCTCTTCGAACACGCCGGCCGTGGTGCGGTCGATCTCCGAAATTGTGGCACGCACCGAGTCACGTCCGGATTCAAGATCGACTCGCTGCGATTCCAGAAAAGTCCGCCTCTCCTCAAGGCGATTGAACTCCTCGATAGCCCCGGTGTTTACCAGGCCCATGGCTCGGATCTCCCGTCGCAGTCTTGAGACCTCTGCGGTAGTTGCCCGGTCGATGGCGCCTGCTTGATCTGATTGCAGCGCGGTATCGGGGTCGATGCCGTACTCCTCGCGCAGCCGTGCGATAGCTTGAGCTTGCTGAGCCTCAATTCTTGCTGCCCGCATCTCGATGCCGTGGAGTGCGCGTTCTGCGGAAGCCACCGTCGCGAGTGCGCTTTCGGTGGAGGAAAGGGAGTCGGCGTTGTTTTGGCGCAGGGTATCGCGCCGCTCTGTCGCCAATTCAAGGGACTGTTGCGCGCGCG includes the following:
- the truA gene encoding tRNA pseudouridine(38-40) synthase TruA, producing MGSPAQYRAVICYDGTEFHGFQWQQGCRTVQQTLEEAIQQRGALIGRVNAAGRTDAGVHALGQVVSFTAELSVPVCRISAALNGVLPADVAVSRAEEACDGFHARFSASARVYWYLISAGGADGPLMRRHTAVVRKALDVQAMNMAAQTLIGEHDFRAFAAETEPDASTCRRVMRCWVRRWRGLILVQVEANAFLRGMARTLTGTLIEVGAGKRTVQNVAGLLDGGQRGDAGPTAPAQGLYLYRVRYGKRQEFGARRSALEQEGRDVN
- the rplM gene encoding 50S ribosomal protein L13, whose translation is MAKATRFASVEEMRESRVWYVVDAADQPVGRVAVEAARLLRGKHKTIYTPNVDCGDHVIIVNAAKAVLTGGNKGKEPIYHHTGWPGALKSVQRGAELAATPQRTLRRVVRGMLPHTRLGDAMVRKLKVYSGPEHPHEAQHPVPFLGTRKNGGE
- the rpsI gene encoding 30S ribosomal protein S9, whose translation is MPEDSSVRYYGTGHRKNATARVWITPGDGLVTINHRDGRKYLGRELLYKLLEQPFTATETTGRFNVIAHCTGGGVTGQAGAIRHGISKALLAVDPENRPALRRTGLLTRDPRVKERKKYGRKRARRGFQFSKR
- a CDS encoding C40 family peptidase, with product MATMRRVVGSLHSIRQPSVAMVMASVAVCLTGVARAQSQITLNLPPIAASSGTVVTASASTSVLPGTRREWVRKPMASRHMTARGAPSRHRPVVGSLGQLLRSAGFYRRPGDRSTIATAQAGTYVAVQQQEGGWCGILMADGSTGWVPAAAIRKLDDPVVSDATSSGPPPAPVGAGAGDIYPRQDRPFFTGNAAELIRVAESYLGVPYKWGGNTTAGIDCSGFVKNVFGALGFQLPRLGSDQMAYGVPVPEDQLQPGDRLYLVRRTNRLGVEHTALYMGNGLFIHASSGKHGVAISHLFTPKWQRLFVCARR
- a CDS encoding aldose 1-epimerase yields the protein MTRYHIETGETAGFTTYTLFDEVFTAAAALVPELGGNCVSLTTSARGPGGTPACEPLLCVLPPADLRELMESPFHAGIPVLFPFPNRVRDGAYVWNGRALKMQRSLDKGWDRSAHQAIHGLAGDQAWKAVRSECTAESAALTLEFDTGLHADVLEQYPFRCSVQVCWRLSDGELGMEIAIANKEAEAIPIGFGIHPWFPTQLRPGVMTIDQAQAVPAASRANLEVTVPCAAVWQLQDLMPTGRVLALADAADATDLRAFTPLDGRTFDTVYTRVSARDAGGASTARIRDLESGLELYVAAAEPFREWVVYAPTQRNVICLEPYTCVTDAINLQPRGIDAGLIALEAGSEWRSSIRIGLSAVE
- a CDS encoding YggS family pyridoxal phosphate-dependent enzyme, which produces MRAAARRAGRDAEGLVLVAVSKSASAERILQAVAAGVNDFGENYLQEAEPKIAAVAAAGARPNWHFIGHVQRNKARGVAVGFDCVQSIDSPEIAAKLAARSAAAGKALPVLLQVRLDPDPAKHGVPVEDVEAAVRQVRALDGVRLHGMMAIPQASERPEDAREAYRTLFEVWKRIAWREPAALSMGMSSDYEIAIEEGATHIRVGTAIFGARDATVAERAG
- a CDS encoding cell division protein SepF gives rise to the protein MTAEPVRNDGATRRNAAQKFAELIFGPQFATDEAAETPPAPEVVTEPGPELELKTLRHNRIAVRRHVRVYDDAKPAADGLIKGEQQLINLENASPQMAERVLDFLLGVTYALDGDHEKVGSRVYLFVPANVGIERDAGLPPNTPPATP